In Manis javanica isolate MJ-LG chromosome 9, MJ_LKY, whole genome shotgun sequence, one DNA window encodes the following:
- the TXNL4A gene encoding thioredoxin-like protein 4A isoform X3 produces the protein MYELYDPCTVMFFFRNKHIMIDLGTGNNNKINWAMEDKQEMIDIIETVYRGARKGRGLVVSPKDYSTKYRY, from the exons ATGTATGAGTTGTACGACCCATGCACTGTCATGTTTTTCTTCAG GAACAAGCACATCATGATTGACCTGGGTACTGGCAACAACAATAAGATCAACTGGGCCATGGAGGACAAGCAGGAGATGATCGACATAATCGAGACTGTGTATCGGGGCGCCCGGAAGGGCCGTGGCCTGGTCGTGTCCCCCAAGGACTACTCCACCAAGTACAGATACTGA
- the TXNL4A gene encoding thioredoxin-like protein 4A isoform X1 → MSYMLPHLHNGWQVDQAILSEEDRVVVIRFGHDWDPTCMKMDEVLYSIAEKVKNFAVIYLVDITEVPDFNKMYELYDPCTVMFFFRNKHIMIDLGTGNNNKINWAMEDKQEMIDIIETVYRGARKGRGLVVSPKDYSTKYRY, encoded by the exons ATGTCGTACATGCTCCCGCACCTGCACAACGGCTGGCAGGTGGACCAGGCTATCCTGTCGGAGGAAGACCGCGTGGTGGTCATTCGGTTCGGACACGACTGGGACCCCACGTGCATGAAGATGGACGAGGTTCTGTACAGCATAGCGGAAAAG GTTAAAAATTTTGCAGTTATTTATCTTGTGGACATTACAGAGGTGCCTGACTTCAACAAGATGTATGAGTTGTACGACCCATGCACTGTCATGTTTTTCTTCAG GAACAAGCACATCATGATTGACCTGGGTACTGGCAACAACAATAAGATCAACTGGGCCATGGAGGACAAGCAGGAGATGATCGACATAATCGAGACTGTGTATCGGGGCGCCCGGAAGGGCCGTGGCCTGGTCGTGTCCCCCAAGGACTACTCCACCAAGTACAGATACTGA
- the TXNL4A gene encoding thioredoxin-like protein 4A isoform X2 yields the protein MKMDEVLYSIAEKVKNFAVIYLVDITEVPDFNKMYELYDPCTVMFFFRNKHIMIDLGTGNNNKINWAMEDKQEMIDIIETVYRGARKGRGLVVSPKDYSTKYRY from the exons ATGAAGATGGACGAGGTTCTGTACAGCATAGCGGAAAAG GTTAAAAATTTTGCAGTTATTTATCTTGTGGACATTACAGAGGTGCCTGACTTCAACAAGATGTATGAGTTGTACGACCCATGCACTGTCATGTTTTTCTTCAG GAACAAGCACATCATGATTGACCTGGGTACTGGCAACAACAATAAGATCAACTGGGCCATGGAGGACAAGCAGGAGATGATCGACATAATCGAGACTGTGTATCGGGGCGCCCGGAAGGGCCGTGGCCTGGTCGTGTCCCCCAAGGACTACTCCACCAAGTACAGATACTGA